A genome region from Geobacter pickeringii includes the following:
- a CDS encoding NuoF family protein, which produces MIPSDLRAMAEQERERQEGFRCRIMVCAGTPCLSAGADVVLETLRQGIAEGGLDAEIESVATGCMGPCSRGPLVKVRSRGKEIVYERVTSESARQILFSVVKGRRPPTVSPLPPDLPFLARQERVVLANSGSVNPERIEEYVAAGGYEALSHALHEMTPDDVCREVSLSGLRGRGGAGYPTGVKWSLARKAPGERKYVVANGDEGDPGAYMDRSIMESDPHRVLEGMALAGYAIGAEQGFIYVRGEYHLAGRRLEGAIRDAERKGLLGSRVLGSNFNFRIDIRTGAGAFVCGEETSLMASIMGKRGQPWHRPPYPAQKGLWGNPTLINNVETFAAVPAVVGRGAEWFAAIGTPKSRGTKVYALCGQVEIAGLIEVPMGTTLREVVYEIGGGIPSGKRFKAAQSGGPSGGCIPASYLDTPLDYESMERIGTIMGSGGLIIMDETSCMPDVASFFLDFCRDESCGKCAPCRVGTVEMHRLLRRITSGTATMDDLVKLEELCELVGTTSLCGLGMTAPNPVLSTLRYFRDEYVDHIRQRRCTAGVCTIAENPAPGAEGEALLHAMGVPGEVE; this is translated from the coding sequence GTGATCCCGTCCGATCTGAGAGCCATGGCGGAACAGGAGCGGGAGCGCCAGGAGGGGTTCCGGTGCCGGATCATGGTCTGTGCCGGCACTCCCTGCCTTTCCGCCGGCGCGGACGTGGTGCTGGAGACGCTTCGCCAGGGGATCGCGGAAGGGGGGCTCGACGCGGAGATCGAATCGGTCGCCACCGGCTGCATGGGGCCCTGCAGCCGCGGCCCCCTCGTCAAGGTCCGCTCCCGGGGGAAAGAGATCGTCTACGAACGGGTCACCTCCGAGTCTGCCCGGCAGATCCTCTTCTCCGTCGTCAAGGGGCGGCGCCCGCCGACGGTTTCTCCCCTCCCCCCCGACCTTCCGTTCCTCGCCCGCCAGGAGCGGGTGGTCCTCGCCAACAGCGGCTCCGTCAACCCCGAGCGGATCGAGGAGTACGTGGCGGCCGGCGGCTACGAGGCGCTCTCCCACGCCCTCCATGAAATGACCCCCGACGACGTCTGCCGCGAGGTTTCACTCTCCGGCCTGCGGGGGCGGGGGGGGGCCGGCTATCCGACCGGCGTCAAGTGGAGCCTGGCGCGCAAGGCCCCCGGCGAGCGGAAGTACGTGGTGGCCAACGGGGACGAGGGGGACCCCGGCGCCTACATGGACCGCTCCATCATGGAGTCGGACCCCCACCGGGTCCTGGAGGGGATGGCGCTGGCCGGCTACGCCATCGGCGCCGAGCAGGGATTCATCTACGTCCGGGGGGAGTACCACCTGGCGGGACGGCGGCTGGAAGGGGCGATCCGCGATGCCGAGCGCAAGGGGCTCCTCGGGAGCCGCGTCCTCGGCAGCAACTTCAACTTCCGCATCGACATCCGCACCGGTGCCGGCGCCTTCGTCTGCGGCGAGGAGACCTCCCTCATGGCCTCCATCATGGGGAAGCGGGGGCAGCCGTGGCACCGCCCCCCCTATCCGGCCCAGAAGGGGCTCTGGGGGAACCCGACCCTCATCAACAACGTGGAGACCTTTGCCGCCGTCCCCGCCGTCGTCGGCCGCGGGGCCGAATGGTTCGCCGCCATCGGAACCCCGAAGAGCCGGGGGACCAAGGTCTACGCCCTCTGCGGCCAGGTGGAGATCGCCGGCCTCATCGAAGTCCCCATGGGGACCACCCTGCGGGAGGTGGTCTACGAGATCGGGGGTGGCATCCCGTCGGGGAAGCGGTTCAAGGCGGCCCAGTCAGGGGGGCCTTCGGGGGGATGCATCCCGGCCTCGTACCTCGATACCCCCCTTGACTACGAGAGCATGGAGCGGATCGGCACCATCATGGGGTCGGGGGGATTGATCATCATGGACGAAACGAGCTGCATGCCCGACGTGGCCTCGTTCTTCCTCGATTTCTGCCGGGACGAGAGTTGCGGCAAGTGCGCCCCGTGCCGGGTCGGGACGGTGGAGATGCACCGGCTGCTGCGGCGGATCACCAGCGGCACCGCCACCATGGATGACTTGGTGAAGCTGGAGGAGCTCTGTGAGCTGGTCGGCACCACGAGCCTCTGCGGCCTCGGCATGACCGCCCCCAACCCGGTGCTGAGCACCCTGCGCTACTTCCGCGACGAGTACGTGGACCACATCCGCCAGCGCCGCTGCACCGCCGGGGTCTGCACCATAGCCGAGAACCCGGCCCCCGGCGCCGAGGGAGAGGCGCTGCTGCACGCCATGGGCGTTCCCGGGGAGGTGGAGTGA
- the hoxE gene encoding bidirectional hydrogenase complex protein HoxE, which produces MRHTDRQSDSSLSPALASDPRFTAVERTLKQYQYRPDALIEVLHVAQEAFGYLSDELMDHVARQLKVPLSRVYGVATFYHFFSLEPQGEHSCVVCTGTACYVKRSGEIVKRLEGEFGVKAGNTTADGKLTLSTVRCLGSCGLAPVVVLDGEIAGRNTPDSAAAAAHHLVAEGKPEKKPVAERPRRRGRRGGTP; this is translated from the coding sequence GTGCGCCATACAGACAGACAGTCCGACAGCAGCCTGAGCCCAGCCCTCGCGTCCGATCCCCGCTTCACCGCGGTGGAGCGAACCCTCAAGCAGTACCAGTACCGCCCGGATGCCTTGATCGAGGTGCTGCACGTGGCCCAGGAGGCCTTCGGCTACCTGAGCGACGAGCTGATGGACCATGTGGCCCGGCAGCTCAAGGTTCCCCTGAGCCGGGTCTACGGAGTGGCCACGTTTTACCATTTCTTCTCCCTGGAGCCCCAGGGTGAGCATTCCTGCGTCGTCTGCACCGGCACCGCCTGCTACGTGAAACGTTCCGGCGAGATCGTGAAACGGCTCGAAGGGGAGTTCGGCGTGAAGGCGGGAAACACCACCGCCGACGGGAAGCTGACCCTCTCCACCGTCCGCTGCCTTGGCAGCTGCGGCCTGGCGCCGGTGGTGGTCCTCGACGGCGAGATCGCCGGCCGCAACACCCCCGACTCGGCCGCCGCCGCCGCACACCACCTCGTTGCGGAGGGGAAGCCGGAGAAAAAGCCGGTGGCCGAACGCCCCCGCCGCCGGGGGAGACGGGGAGGGACGCCGTGA